GAGGGCCTCCTCGAGGCCGGCGCGCTGGGCGTCGGGCACCTCGACGAGGGCGATGCCGGCGAACTTGCCGGCCAGCCGGGTCAGCTGGCTGCGCTGCCACGACCCGCCACGGGCCTCCACGAGGGCGGAGACGGCCGAGACCAGCCCGGGGCGGTCGTCGCCGACGACGGTCAGCAGCAGGGAGGCCATGGCCGCAGGCTACCGCCCGCGGGGGCTCCCCTCCCCGCTCAGGCGAGCGCGAGGAAGAGCTTCTCCATCTTCTTGACGTCGACGCCGTCGAGGTCGTCGTCGCTGGCGGTCAGGCACTGCTGCAGGCCGGTGGCCACGATGGCGTAGCCGGCGCGCGAGAGCGCCTTGTTGACGGCGGCGAGCTGGGTGAGCACGGACTCGCAGTCCGAGCCCTCCTCCATCATCCGGATCACGCTGGCCAGGTGGCCGTTGGCGCGCTTCATCCGGGTGATGATCGCCTTGATCTCGGTGGGCTCGAGGTCCATCAGGTCGTTCCTTCCAGGGAGGCGAGGGCGGCGGAGAGCCGCTCGCGGGCATCGGTGGCGACGCTGCGGATCGCGTCACCGGCAGGGCCGCCGGCGTCCCCGAGCCCGACCGTCATCATGACGTCGGGGTCAAAGGCCTCCACGACGGTGGTGGAGTCGTCG
The Nocardioides marinisabuli genome window above contains:
- a CDS encoding metal-sensitive transcriptional regulator, whose translation is MDLEPTEIKAIITRMKRANGHLASVIRMMEEGSDCESVLTQLAAVNKALSRAGYAIVATGLQQCLTASDDDLDGVDVKKMEKLFLALA